From a region of the Sporosarcina ureilytica genome:
- a CDS encoding DUF1128 domain-containing protein yields MDLTKPSEENVTFMIEQIKEKLRMVNVDAMKADTFNTEKYDDLHFMYEMVMKRQHISSNEVEAIAAELGALRK; encoded by the coding sequence ATGGATTTGACAAAACCATCTGAAGAAAACGTTACCTTTATGATTGAGCAAATTAAAGAAAAGCTACGTATGGTCAATGTAGATGCGATGAAAGCAGATACGTTTAATACTGAAAAGTACGACGACCTACACTTTATGTATGAAATGGTTATGAAACGTCAACACATTAGTTCCAATGAAGTAGAAGCAATCGCTGCAGAACTTGGAGCATTGCGTAAATAA
- a CDS encoding tryptophan-rich sensory protein produces MIRFISMALILLVSLIVICTAEIVPFNGITTTEIMNRLPVLLTPASYVFIIWIIIYIFLVIWLFGFWRNQRPQSGKVFNIRFSFFIISLLFNMSFILLWHYEFFMWAIIVMVGLLLTISALYFSYPKTENLISFRVPISILFGWSLFSFIILINYTLIFAEWSGFGISQALWAVIFLTLATAIALHFLYHYEDKAFNIVFMWGFIGIAVKNGFDSLFVTTAALFLTAVIGACFYLFKNKQVSASK; encoded by the coding sequence ATGATTCGATTTATTAGTATGGCGCTAATTCTTTTAGTTAGTCTTATCGTTATTTGCACTGCAGAAATCGTTCCTTTTAATGGAATCACAACTACAGAAATTATGAATAGACTTCCTGTTCTGTTAACACCTGCGAGCTATGTGTTTATCATTTGGATAATCATATATATATTCTTAGTCATTTGGCTCTTCGGGTTTTGGAGAAATCAACGCCCACAATCAGGAAAAGTATTCAACATTAGATTTTCATTTTTCATAATAAGCTTACTATTCAATATGTCTTTCATTCTCCTATGGCATTACGAGTTCTTTATGTGGGCAATTATTGTAATGGTCGGATTATTACTTACTATTTCTGCCCTTTACTTTTCATATCCAAAAACTGAAAACCTTATTTCGTTTCGTGTACCAATTTCTATACTTTTCGGTTGGAGCTTATTTTCTTTTATTATTTTAATTAACTATACGTTGATATTTGCCGAATGGAGTGGCTTTGGAATTAGCCAGGCATTATGGGCCGTCATCTTTTTAACACTAGCAACCGCAATCGCCCTTCATTTTTTATATCATTATGAAGATAAGGCGTTTAATATTGTTTTTATGTGGGGATTTATTGGAATCGCGGTAAAAAATGGATTCGATTCTTTATTCGTGACGACTGCTGCGTTGTTCTTAACCGCCGTCATTGGCGCATGTTTTTATCTATTCAAAAATAAACAGGTATCTGCTAGCAAATGA
- a CDS encoding GNAT family N-acetyltransferase produces MILLEGEKCYLRILTEDDATMFTKVLIANKKYWSVFEPRQEPGFYTVSRQREKIRESIYQMRDRREYNFGIFDANTSELIGHISLYNIKRLPFSSAFVGYSIDERHIGRGIGTEAVRLVTAFAFDSVALHRVEAYVSPRNAGSIAVLEKSGYLREGLLRKILYINGVWEDHYMYAILEDDF; encoded by the coding sequence ATGATTTTATTAGAAGGTGAAAAATGTTATTTACGCATTTTGACTGAAGACGATGCAACAATGTTTACGAAAGTATTAATTGCCAATAAAAAATATTGGTCCGTATTTGAACCTCGTCAAGAACCCGGTTTCTACACAGTATCGAGACAAAGGGAAAAAATTAGAGAATCTATTTATCAAATGCGAGATCGCAGAGAATACAACTTCGGAATTTTCGATGCGAATACGAGTGAGTTAATCGGCCATATTTCGCTTTATAATATTAAGCGGCTTCCTTTTTCAAGTGCCTTTGTCGGTTATTCAATAGATGAAAGACACATTGGAAGAGGGATTGGAACCGAAGCTGTAAGACTCGTGACAGCATTTGCTTTTGATTCCGTTGCGCTTCATAGAGTAGAAGCATATGTGTCACCGAGAAATGCTGGTTCCATAGCTGTACTTGAAAAATCCGGTTACTTACGTGAAGGATTATTGAGGAAGATTCTTTATATTAACGGGGTTTGGGAAGATCATTACATGTATGCAATTCTTGAAGATGATTTCTGA
- a CDS encoding alanine/glycine:cation symporter family protein, whose amino-acid sequence MLEILDKIGGIVWGPPLLILLVGTGIFLTVRLSLIQIRLLPYSLKLAFSKNQDKTSEGDISHFQALMTAMAATVGVGNIVGVATAVVLGGPGAIFWMWMAGFFGMATKYGEAILAVKYRVKDSKGQMAGGPMYYLEHGLKQKWLGVLFAVFGALAAFGIGNGTQSKAVADIMSSTFSVPHWVTGVVLFIIAGMVILGGIKVIGRVTAFFVPIMALFYVIAGLIVMIMNIHLVPEAFGIIFKFAFTGEAAVGGAIGAAIRFGVARGLFSNEAGLGSAPIAAAAAKTDLPGRQALVSMTQVLFDTLIICSITGVTIVMSGQWKDKSIAGGALTAEAFGTFLGGAGPIVVAIGLIFFATSTIFGWGYYGEKCFQYLFPNEKAVIGYRIVFVCFILVGATASLDVIWAFADVLNGLMAIPNLIGLLGLSGVIILETKRFQDKLKAERENASKE is encoded by the coding sequence ATGCTAGAAATCCTAGATAAAATTGGTGGTATTGTTTGGGGACCGCCTTTACTCATTTTACTCGTCGGGACAGGGATCTTTTTAACGGTAAGGCTGAGCTTAATTCAAATAAGATTATTGCCTTATTCTTTAAAACTCGCTTTCTCTAAAAACCAAGATAAAACATCCGAAGGGGATATTTCACACTTCCAGGCATTAATGACCGCAATGGCAGCTACTGTCGGTGTCGGAAATATAGTCGGAGTTGCTACCGCAGTCGTATTAGGAGGACCAGGGGCAATTTTCTGGATGTGGATGGCGGGCTTTTTCGGTATGGCGACAAAATACGGCGAGGCAATATTAGCTGTTAAATACCGTGTGAAAGATTCAAAAGGACAAATGGCTGGGGGGCCAATGTATTATCTTGAACACGGCTTAAAACAAAAGTGGCTGGGGGTTTTATTCGCAGTATTTGGGGCGCTTGCTGCATTCGGAATTGGAAATGGTACGCAATCTAAAGCAGTTGCAGACATAATGTCTAGTACTTTTTCCGTTCCTCACTGGGTAACAGGAGTCGTCCTATTTATCATTGCAGGTATGGTTATTTTAGGTGGAATTAAGGTTATTGGTCGCGTAACTGCCTTTTTCGTACCGATTATGGCTCTTTTCTATGTAATTGCAGGTTTAATCGTAATGATTATGAATATTCACCTTGTACCAGAAGCATTTGGGATTATATTCAAATTCGCTTTCACAGGTGAAGCAGCAGTGGGCGGAGCTATCGGTGCAGCCATTCGTTTCGGAGTCGCGCGAGGACTTTTCTCAAACGAAGCTGGACTAGGTTCTGCTCCAATTGCCGCAGCAGCTGCAAAAACGGACCTACCAGGTCGACAAGCACTCGTCTCGATGACACAAGTATTATTTGATACGTTAATCATTTGTTCCATTACGGGTGTCACAATTGTCATGTCTGGACAGTGGAAGGACAAATCCATTGCCGGCGGCGCGTTGACTGCTGAAGCATTTGGTACATTTCTGGGAGGGGCAGGTCCAATCGTTGTAGCTATCGGACTTATCTTCTTTGCAACTTCAACTATTTTTGGTTGGGGTTATTACGGTGAAAAGTGTTTCCAATATCTCTTTCCAAATGAGAAAGCAGTTATTGGATATAGAATTGTATTCGTTTGCTTTATTTTAGTAGGTGCTACAGCTTCGCTTGACGTCATTTGGGCTTTTGCTGATGTACTAAATGGGCTCATGGCAATTCCTAACTTAATCGGCCTTCTTGGATTGTCCGGTGTGATCATTTTAGAAACGAAGCGATTCCAGGATAAACTAAAAGCAGAGAGAGAGAATGCCTCGAAGGAATAG
- the thiT gene encoding energy-coupled thiamine transporter ThiT yields MHRKRLQFLMEVAILGALSFILDKLTVFVMPQGGSITLSMLPIIVMAFRWGISGGLLTGFLSGLLQLITGGTIFHWAQALMDYTLAYTLVGVAAITGIWLANSMAKGRKGSMVAAIVIGSVIGGLLRFFIHFVGGIVFFGEYAPAGQPVWLYSLVYNASYMIPSILLCSIVASILFTSAPRLLKTA; encoded by the coding sequence ATGCATAGGAAAAGATTACAGTTTTTAATGGAGGTAGCAATACTTGGAGCTTTGTCGTTTATTTTAGATAAACTTACAGTATTTGTTATGCCGCAAGGCGGCTCAATAACACTTTCAATGTTACCAATTATTGTCATGGCGTTCCGCTGGGGCATAAGCGGTGGTTTACTAACAGGTTTTCTGAGCGGCTTGTTACAACTGATTACCGGCGGGACCATATTCCATTGGGCACAGGCTTTAATGGATTATACGTTAGCCTATACATTAGTGGGCGTTGCAGCAATTACCGGTATTTGGTTGGCAAATAGTATGGCCAAAGGGCGCAAAGGGAGTATGGTTGCGGCGATTGTCATCGGTTCGGTTATTGGCGGTCTTCTTCGATTCTTTATTCATTTCGTTGGAGGAATTGTATTCTTCGGAGAATATGCTCCTGCTGGCCAGCCTGTTTGGTTATATTCATTAGTCTACAATGCAAGTTACATGATTCCTTCAATTTTATTATGTAGCATTGTGGCGAGTATACTATTTACAAGCGCACCAAGACTATTAAAAACAGCATGA
- the motA gene encoding flagellar motor stator protein MotA produces the protein MDFSTIIGLFIGISALVVGMIMKGVTIESLFNMAAVLIIIFGTAASVIIAFPTSELKRVPKLFGILFKERKLVSDAEIIRMFSRWADVARREGLLSLEAQTEDIDDPFLKNGLGLAIDGQNADYIRDVLSEEVEAMEDRHASGALIFSQAGTYAPTLGVLGAVVGLIAALKDLNDINALGVAVAAAFIATLLGIFTGYVLWHPFANKLRRKSAEESRQKKMMIEGILSVLEGEAPRVIEQKLSSYLSLEERRKLAASGTDEKEAGQVVEET, from the coding sequence ATGGATTTTTCAACAATAATCGGTCTCTTTATCGGGATTTCTGCGCTTGTTGTAGGAATGATAATGAAAGGCGTTACGATTGAGAGTTTATTTAATATGGCGGCAGTTCTCATTATAATATTTGGAACTGCAGCGTCGGTCATTATTGCATTTCCGACAAGTGAATTGAAAAGAGTGCCTAAACTTTTTGGGATCCTTTTTAAAGAACGAAAATTAGTTTCAGATGCTGAGATTATCCGAATGTTTTCAAGATGGGCAGATGTGGCGCGACGTGAAGGCTTGTTATCATTAGAAGCGCAAACAGAGGATATAGATGATCCATTTTTGAAAAACGGACTTGGTCTGGCAATAGATGGGCAAAATGCGGATTATATTCGCGATGTACTGAGTGAAGAAGTAGAAGCAATGGAGGATCGACATGCTTCGGGTGCCCTCATTTTTTCACAAGCCGGCACATATGCACCTACGCTCGGTGTATTAGGTGCTGTTGTTGGGCTGATTGCCGCGCTAAAAGATTTAAATGATATTAACGCATTAGGCGTAGCGGTTGCGGCAGCATTTATTGCAACACTACTCGGGATTTTCACAGGTTATGTACTTTGGCACCCATTTGCGAATAAACTTCGACGAAAATCGGCTGAAGAATCACGCCAGAAGAAGATGATGATTGAAGGAATTTTATCCGTACTTGAAGGGGAAGCCCCACGTGTCATCGAACAAAAACTATCATCTTACCTATCATTAGAAGAAAGACGAAAATTGGCTGCTAGCGGTACGGATGAAAAGGAGGCTGGCCAAGTTGTCGAGGAGACGTAA
- the motB gene encoding flagellar motor protein MotB — translation MSRRRKRRRKDSGNIDESWLLPYADLMTLLLALFIVLFASSSIDAKKLEEMSAVFNEIFDGGKGIMDHSAPNPTPIPQEYVGDREALKSYIEDQKSLEGIQNRVDEYIAVHELENQFETTMTDEGLRVTIRDSILFNPGRADIKEEYLPLADELAELLVFDPPRQIVIAGHTDNVPMNSAEFSSNWDLSVMRAVNFLKLIMKNENVDPLMFSAKGYGEFQPIGDNDTAEGRSKNRRVEVLIKPLVLQDGTKNPIE, via the coding sequence TTGTCGAGGAGACGTAAGAGAAGAAGGAAGGATTCTGGAAATATAGATGAATCTTGGCTATTACCTTATGCTGATTTAATGACGCTTCTTTTAGCATTATTTATTGTCCTTTTTGCATCCAGTTCAATAGATGCGAAGAAATTAGAAGAAATGTCTGCGGTCTTCAATGAGATTTTTGATGGCGGGAAGGGAATTATGGACCATTCAGCACCAAATCCTACACCAATCCCACAAGAATACGTCGGTGACAGGGAAGCGCTAAAATCCTACATAGAGGATCAAAAATCGTTAGAGGGAATTCAAAATCGTGTCGATGAATATATAGCTGTGCATGAACTGGAAAATCAATTTGAAACAACAATGACGGATGAGGGACTTCGGGTAACAATTCGGGATAGTATTTTATTTAATCCAGGAAGAGCGGATATAAAAGAAGAGTATTTGCCACTTGCAGACGAACTAGCGGAGTTGTTAGTATTCGATCCGCCACGACAGATTGTGATAGCAGGACACACTGATAATGTACCGATGAATAGTGCGGAGTTTTCATCGAATTGGGATTTGAGCGTTATGCGTGCCGTAAATTTCTTAAAACTGATCATGAAAAATGAAAACGTAGATCCTTTAATGTTTAGTGCAAAAGGATACGGGGAGTTTCAACCGATTGGTGATAATGACACAGCGGAAGGTAGAAGTAAAAATCGTCGTGTAGAGGTGTTAATAAAACCACTTGTATTACAAGATGGTACGAAAAATCCAATTGAATAA
- a CDS encoding beta-class carbonic anhydrase produces MALLTEILHFNEMFVEEKQYEQYATTKFPDKRVVILTCMDTRLTELLLKSMNFKNGDVKVIKSAGAVVNHPFGGIMRSLIIAVYELQADEVFIVGHHDCGMSSIDTKKIIGHMVDRGIDSSLFNTLKYSGIDMKEWLHGFNDVTESVKNSVDLVKNHPLMDPKVPVHGLVIDPETGKLDTIINGYK; encoded by the coding sequence ATGGCACTTCTTACAGAAATTCTTCATTTTAACGAAATGTTCGTAGAAGAGAAACAATATGAACAATATGCGACAACGAAATTTCCTGATAAGCGCGTTGTTATCTTAACATGTATGGATACACGTCTAACTGAGTTACTTCTCAAATCAATGAATTTTAAAAATGGAGACGTCAAAGTCATTAAAAGTGCCGGTGCCGTTGTCAATCATCCTTTTGGTGGCATTATGCGTAGCCTAATTATTGCAGTTTATGAGCTACAAGCAGATGAAGTCTTTATCGTTGGGCATCACGATTGTGGGATGAGTTCAATCGATACAAAGAAAATCATTGGGCATATGGTTGACCGCGGAATTGACAGTAGTCTTTTCAACACGCTTAAATATTCCGGTATCGATATGAAAGAATGGCTTCACGGCTTTAATGATGTCACTGAAAGCGTGAAGAACAGTGTTGACTTGGTGAAAAATCATCCACTAATGGACCCTAAAGTTCCCGTACATGGACTCGTTATCGATCCTGAAACAGGGAAATTAGACACAATCATCAATGGATATAAATAA
- a CDS encoding M3 family oligoendopeptidase, which produces MKYSEVWDLDVFFKGGSSSPELRIHLDGVKEKINVVKDSIDIFEIPTSVNESANVSRLIELVKDAAVNLRQAGAVIGCYLAADTTDKKALLLQGEVGTLGAEFQTVMLKFQQKLAKVDNDVWATLMASAELNQFNFVLNEWREEVALKLSEKEESLITALSVDGYHSWGQLYDQLVADIKVKVEVDGEVKELSVGQASNLSSSQHAAVRKDSFEKLEDAWKEKEEFFATTLNHLAGFRLAVYEKRGWDSVLKEPLLRNRMSEATLNAMWGAIGANKEPFVNYLNVKAQMLGTEKMNWYDLDAPVTESTKTIPYQEGAEFILKHFGEFGSELESFSRMAFEDSWIEAEDRANKRPGGFCTGMPMSEQSRIFMTYSGSMSNVATLAHELGHAFHSYALRPVHWLNRGYAMGVAETASTFAEMIVAEAAVKAAETKEEKIALLEDKIQRSVAFFMNIHARFLFETRFYEERRNGIVSAARLNTLMEEAQREAYGDALDTAHPHFWASKLHFYITQVPFYNFPYTFGYLFSLSIYAKALEEGAGFEEKYMALLRDTAVMTVEELAMKHLGEDITKEAFWAKGVALCVKDVEEFLELTAKEG; this is translated from the coding sequence ATGAAGTATTCGGAAGTGTGGGATTTAGATGTTTTCTTTAAAGGTGGAAGTAGTTCACCCGAATTACGTATACATCTTGATGGAGTGAAAGAAAAAATAAATGTGGTAAAAGATAGTATTGACATATTTGAGATACCAACTTCAGTGAATGAATCGGCAAATGTGAGTCGTTTAATCGAATTGGTTAAAGACGCTGCAGTAAATTTAAGGCAAGCAGGGGCAGTGATTGGATGTTATTTAGCTGCCGACACTACAGATAAAAAGGCATTGCTTTTACAAGGTGAGGTAGGTACACTCGGTGCAGAATTTCAGACGGTTATGTTGAAGTTTCAACAAAAGCTCGCCAAAGTAGACAATGATGTATGGGCAACATTAATGGCGTCGGCGGAATTGAACCAATTTAATTTTGTGTTAAATGAATGGCGGGAAGAGGTAGCGTTAAAACTTTCCGAAAAAGAAGAAAGTCTAATCACAGCTTTAAGTGTGGATGGTTATCATAGCTGGGGACAACTTTATGACCAACTTGTTGCGGATATTAAAGTAAAAGTTGAAGTCGACGGTGAGGTAAAAGAGTTATCTGTCGGTCAAGCATCTAACTTAAGTTCAAGTCAACATGCGGCTGTTCGAAAAGACTCATTTGAAAAATTAGAAGATGCATGGAAAGAAAAGGAAGAGTTTTTTGCTACAACGCTTAACCACCTCGCTGGCTTCAGATTAGCAGTTTATGAAAAACGTGGGTGGGATTCTGTATTAAAAGAACCGCTTCTACGCAATCGAATGAGTGAAGCCACATTAAATGCGATGTGGGGAGCAATCGGAGCGAATAAAGAACCATTCGTAAATTATTTGAACGTGAAAGCACAAATGCTCGGTACCGAAAAGATGAATTGGTATGACTTAGATGCACCGGTTACAGAATCAACGAAAACAATCCCTTACCAAGAAGGGGCAGAATTCATCCTTAAGCATTTTGGAGAATTCGGATCTGAACTTGAATCATTTTCAAGAATGGCATTCGAGGATAGTTGGATTGAGGCAGAAGACCGTGCGAATAAGCGACCAGGCGGTTTCTGTACAGGGATGCCGATGTCAGAACAATCCCGTATTTTTATGACGTATAGCGGCTCAATGTCCAACGTTGCGACACTTGCTCATGAGCTCGGACATGCTTTCCACTCTTATGCGCTTCGTCCAGTACATTGGTTAAATAGAGGCTATGCGATGGGTGTTGCAGAGACCGCATCGACCTTTGCAGAGATGATTGTTGCAGAAGCGGCTGTGAAAGCAGCGGAAACGAAAGAAGAAAAGATTGCATTACTCGAAGATAAAATTCAACGTAGTGTTGCATTTTTCATGAACATTCACGCAAGATTCTTATTTGAAACGAGATTTTATGAAGAGCGTAGAAATGGAATTGTTTCAGCAGCACGTCTGAACACGCTAATGGAAGAAGCGCAACGAGAAGCATATGGTGATGCGCTTGATACAGCACATCCACATTTCTGGGCTTCAAAATTACATTTTTATATTACGCAAGTTCCGTTTTATAACTTTCCATATACGTTTGGTTATTTATTCTCCTTAAGTATTTATGCAAAAGCGCTTGAAGAAGGTGCGGGTTTTGAAGAGAAGTATATGGCATTATTACGCGATACAGCAGTGATGACTGTAGAAGAACTTGCGATGAAGCATCTTGGTGAAGATATTACAAAAGAAGCTTTTTGGGCAAAAGGTGTTGCACTTTGTGTGAAAGATGTTGAGGAATTTTTAGAACTGACAGCCAAAGAAGGTTGA
- a CDS encoding DUF4870 domain-containing protein: MSNKKILSALCYFSVFFFPLLLPFVIYLVSEELEVKFHAKRSLISHFVPVILLICGVIIFSFSMFTVEKRMMTIINGSFDFWHIAPFLFTFIYSLLFIAIIIWNVFQGVKVLK; encoded by the coding sequence ATGTCAAATAAAAAAATATTAAGTGCACTTTGCTATTTTAGCGTTTTCTTTTTTCCACTCTTATTACCGTTTGTTATCTATTTAGTTTCTGAGGAGCTTGAAGTCAAATTTCATGCAAAGCGGTCCCTAATTTCACACTTTGTTCCAGTGATTCTACTTATCTGCGGCGTAATTATTTTCTCTTTTTCCATGTTCACTGTTGAAAAAAGAATGATGACGATTATTAACGGCAGTTTTGATTTTTGGCACATAGCCCCTTTTCTATTCACCTTCATTTATAGTTTACTATTTATCGCAATTATTATTTGGAATGTTTTCCAAGGAGTGAAGGTGTTAAAGTAA
- the map gene encoding type I methionyl aminopeptidase, with product MIAKTEQDINGLKKIGKIVAEIREEMKNATVPGITTKELDELGGRLFKEKGAVSAPISQYDFPGYTCISVEHEVAHGIPGSRVIKDGDIVNIDVSGSCDGYFADTGISFVVGTPDERKQKLCDVAQSAFDRAMTRVKAGSNLSGIGKAVEREAKSHGLSVIRNLTGHGIGTALHEEPQHILNYYDAWDKTLLQDGMVLAVEPFISEKAENIVELGDGWTFVTPDKSLVAQVEHTIIVTKDKPIILTQL from the coding sequence ATGATTGCAAAGACAGAACAAGATATAAATGGTCTTAAAAAAATCGGGAAAATCGTTGCCGAAATTAGAGAAGAAATGAAAAATGCAACAGTCCCTGGCATAACAACAAAAGAATTAGATGAACTTGGCGGACGTCTTTTCAAAGAAAAAGGTGCTGTTTCCGCGCCAATTTCTCAATATGACTTCCCTGGATATACGTGCATTAGCGTGGAGCATGAAGTTGCACACGGCATTCCTGGATCGCGCGTCATTAAAGATGGGGACATTGTAAATATTGATGTTTCTGGATCTTGCGACGGATACTTCGCGGATACGGGTATTTCTTTCGTCGTTGGTACACCGGACGAGCGGAAACAAAAGTTATGTGACGTTGCCCAAAGTGCATTTGACCGTGCGATGACGCGTGTAAAAGCTGGGTCGAATTTAAGCGGTATTGGAAAAGCGGTTGAGCGTGAAGCGAAAAGTCATGGATTAAGCGTGATTCGTAACTTAACGGGTCACGGCATCGGTACTGCATTGCACGAGGAACCTCAACATATTTTAAACTATTATGATGCATGGGATAAAACCCTATTACAAGACGGAATGGTTCTTGCAGTTGAACCATTTATCTCTGAAAAAGCAGAAAACATTGTTGAACTGGGAGATGGTTGGACATTCGTTACGCCAGACAAATCTTTAGTTGCCCAAGTTGAACATACAATTATCGTGACAAAAGATAAACCGATTATTTTAACACAACTATAA
- a CDS encoding aminopeptidase has product MSTFEKQLHHYAELAVEVGVNIQPDQILFINASTDAVEFVRIITEKAYNAGARQVIVDFSDDVLSRLRFEKAPEDSFSEFPEWKVLEREKLAEKGAAFMSIVSQSPDLLSGIDPTRIATAHRASGQALDKFRQLLQADTFSWTVIAAPSPSWAAKVFPALPTEEQVPALWDAIFKAVRANTENPVQAWVEHDHTLHEKVDYLNDKRYAKLHYRAPGTDLTVDLPKGHLWCGAGSVNSQGHSFMANMPTEEVFTVPHKTGVNGYVSSTKPLSYGGNIIDNFKLIFQDGRVTEVTAEQGEEVLKQLIDTDEGAKYLGEVALVPHASPISESNILFFNTLFDENASNHFALGSAYAFCLDGGKTMGREELEEHGLNQSITHVDFMVGSEEMDIDGILQDGTAEPIFRNGNWAF; this is encoded by the coding sequence TTGTCCACATTTGAAAAACAACTTCATCATTATGCTGAATTAGCTGTAGAAGTCGGTGTCAACATTCAACCCGACCAAATTCTTTTTATCAATGCATCAACAGACGCTGTTGAATTCGTTAGAATCATTACTGAAAAAGCATACAACGCGGGGGCTCGTCAAGTCATTGTTGATTTTAGTGACGATGTTCTGTCACGTCTCCGTTTTGAAAAGGCACCGGAAGATTCATTTTCAGAGTTCCCTGAATGGAAAGTACTTGAACGAGAAAAACTTGCTGAAAAAGGTGCAGCATTCATGAGCATCGTATCACAGAGCCCCGATTTGCTAAGCGGTATTGATCCAACACGCATTGCTACTGCTCATAGAGCTTCTGGCCAAGCACTTGATAAGTTCCGTCAACTGCTACAAGCCGATACATTTAGTTGGACGGTCATTGCAGCCCCTTCTCCTTCTTGGGCGGCAAAAGTTTTTCCCGCTTTACCAACTGAAGAACAAGTTCCTGCATTATGGGATGCCATTTTTAAAGCCGTGCGCGCAAATACCGAAAATCCAGTCCAAGCCTGGGTAGAACACGATCACACATTACATGAAAAAGTAGATTATTTAAATGATAAGCGGTATGCAAAGCTACATTATCGTGCGCCCGGAACAGATTTAACGGTAGACCTTCCAAAAGGACATCTTTGGTGTGGCGCTGGGAGCGTAAATAGTCAAGGACATTCGTTTATGGCCAATATGCCAACAGAAGAAGTATTCACCGTACCACATAAAACAGGTGTAAACGGCTACGTATCGAGCACAAAACCTTTAAGTTATGGTGGAAATATTATCGATAATTTTAAGTTAATATTTCAAGATGGACGAGTTACAGAAGTTACAGCTGAACAAGGCGAAGAGGTTCTCAAGCAACTTATCGATACAGATGAAGGCGCAAAATATCTGGGAGAAGTTGCGCTCGTCCCGCATGCATCGCCAATTTCCGAGTCCAATATTTTATTTTTCAACACTCTTTTCGATGAAAATGCATCGAATCACTTCGCATTAGGAAGTGCGTATGCATTTTGTTTGGACGGTGGGAAAACAATGGGTCGCGAGGAATTGGAGGAACATGGATTAAACCAAAGTATTACACATGTAGACTTTATGGTTGGCTCAGAAGAAATGGATATTGATGGTATTCTTCAAGATGGAACAGCCGAACCAATATTCCGTAATGGTAACTGGGCTTTTTAA